AAATTAATCAAGGGCTTGATTTATTATCAAGCCCCTATAGTAGAAAAAAGCAAAATAGTATGTGGATATTACGATTGTTTGTTTTATTTCGTTTCCTCTGCTCCAGCGAGGCTTAGCAACCGCATTATTTCAGTAAAATTGTTTCGGTCCGCAATAGAATATGCGCTATCACCCTCATTAGTTTTAGCATTTATATCCGCCCCGTGATCAATAAGCGCGCGAACGATTACCGTATTCCCATTTTTCGCCGCATATAATAATGCAGTCCAACCGTCAGCTGTTTTCGCATTGACATCTGCATTCTTTTCCAATAATAGATTGACAATATCAGAGTTGTTTTTATTAGTTGCCAAGATTAATGCAGTTAATCCGGTATTAGTTGCCGCATTAACTTCCGCCCCGTTAGCGAGTAATAGTCGAACCAAGTTACTGTTACCATTTTTTACCGAGATTAATAATGCTGTCCAGCCATCGGTTGTTTGTGCATTGGCATCCGCTTTATTGGTTAACAGAAATTCAACCAGTTCAGATTTATTTTTTTCAACAGCGAATAACAACGGAGTCCAGCCATCATTAGTTTTCGCATTAACATCCGCGCCTTTTTCCACAAGTAACTTAACCATATCAGGACTATTCTTATCAACCGCGATATGTAATGCGGTCCATCCTTGACTATTTTTTGCATCGAGGTTTGCTTTATTTGCCAGCAGGAGTTTAACCATATCGAGGTCGTTATGTTTAACAGCAAAATGTAATGCGGTCATATTATTCGTTGTATCTTTTGTATTGACATCCATCCCCGCCAAAAGGAATAAATTGACTGCGGTTGTATCTCCTTTTTCAACACAAGTTAAAAATGTTTTTTGCGTAAATTCGAGTTTTTGATTCTCTAACGCACGTCGAGCTTCTGACGGAGTTTCAGCCAAGGCAATATTGGCACAAAGGAAAATGGTAGCAATAAGGTTAATTAATATCCGTTTGGACTCCATAACAATTTTCCCTCCATCATAGAGTGTTATTAAAAAAATTATACGATTTATTTATTGCACTGTCAAGATGAAAAACGTTAGAGATAATAACGATGCCCAATAGCGATAATAACTATTTTCGAGATAACTTCAGCGATGAACAAGGCGATGATAAATCCGATAATCGCTTTCCCGCCGGTAACATTGCAGGAAACCGCAAATCCCCGATACATCAGGATAATCATCCACATCAGCATAACTAAAACGACCAGCACTATCCCTATTAAGATTATCAGTGCTCTGATATTTTCAGTTATAATTGGTAATACATTCATCGGAGTTACCGTCATCAGTTTTTCAATTAATCCCTGATATCCGGGGAGCAACGCAATTAATGCCATAATTAATCCCGGGAAACGCGCTAACGCTTGGGTACCGAAAATATCGACAATACGGTATTTAGTTTTTGAAATTACCTTTGCAACGATAAGTAATACGAATCCGAGTGATAGCCAATTAGTAAAAATTTCTACTAGATGCAGCCATATTGGGACTGGATTAGATCCGAAATGAAAATCGAGAACACCATCGAAATGAGAACTACTCAACCAAGCGATTAGTCCAGTAATCAACATTACGAACAGTCCAATGATAAGCGCTTTACCACCAGCAAGATAATAAAACGGATTAAACAACCAGGTTATAACCTGATTGTCGGGTTTTTGATTGTCCATATACCCTCCTGTATTTAACCAATAGCGTATTAAGCAAATTAAACGAACCAGTTAAATCATTCTCCATCAATATCAGCATCAATAAGTTGTTGATTGGTTAATTCTAAATTCTAAATTAGAAGATTTTTGGATTGCGCGAACGAACTCATCTGGTTTCTGTGAGCCGATAAGAATCCGTTTGCCGTTTTTTAAGATAAGCTGAACGCCTCGGTTCCCGCTAACATTATATGCGGTCCCATTCCACCCAAAGCGAATACCCCAGCCACCGTATTCCGCTATAGGTCGATAGGTTCTTGCTTCATAATGCTTAATATCAGTAAACAAGATTTTCCGGCGGACAAAAGGATAGAACCAAATTAAAATCCCATCTTGATGTACTTCAGAGATTAGTTTTAAGATATACAACAGGGAGGGGATTCCAATTGCAATGAGAAACATTAAAGAGCCGAAAATAATTAATTCAAATTCCGTATTCAGCAACAGCTGATTTCCTCTCGAGTGACCGAAAATAAGCTGTTTAACCATAAGATATCCAACAATAAAAATTTCGAGAAAACATAAGAGAATCAGCAGCCAGAGCCATTTTTGCCGGAATTGCTGTTCTTCATGAAACAGAACCTGAGGTTGTGAATAATTATTATTTTTCTGCATAAATCTATTTCTCGGTTAGCGTTTTTAATTGTTCTATTATTGCATCTAGTCGATTCCGGACAGTTGGATAAGAAATTCCATAATTCTGCGCCATAGTTTTCAGACTACCACTAGACTTAACGAGGTCAATAATAAATTCTTGTTCTTTTTGTCCGAGTTTCGAAAGAACCGAAAGTTCAAACTTTCCTTCAACCGCAGTCGAACAATTTGGACAGATTAACCGTGCAACTTCCAATAATTGATTACAACTCGGACATTGAGTCGGCAACTTTTTTTCTCCTAGCTGTTCCATAAAATTAACCTACATTCAAAAAAAAGTTTAATCTTACAGTAAATATAATATACCATATTATCAATTATGTCAACTTAAATATAAATAATATTAAATATATATTTAATTATTTTAATTTTTATTACGTTCTGTATCGATAGGAACGAGGTTCTTTCGCTTGAACGTATACTCCTAATAAACTTTAGCCGGTAAAACTAAAACAATGCTGTTCATACTTTTTTTTAATGCGAGATTTATATTAATTAGTTGGATGTGATACCGGTATTAATTTCCATTTTCCACGCTTGAATACATACCATAATCCGACGGTTCTTCCGAACCAGTCAATCGCTGTCGCAAGCCAAACCCCTGCTAATCCCCAACCGAAGGTTATAGCAAAAAGGTAAACTACGCCAAACCGGAAAAGTAATACACAAACTATCATATTATATAATGGTGATTTTGTATCGCCGGCACCGCGAAGACATCCGGATAATATCATCGTATACGATAAAAATGGCAATTCTAACGCCGATATCTGCAACGCTAATCCAGCTAATCGGATTACCTCTGGAGTTGCACCGAATAATACTACAATAGAATGAGCAAAACTGACGAAAATAATGCCTAATCCAAGCATGAAACCAGTAGTCCATAACATCGCTCGTCTAACACTAAGTTCAGCAATGTCTGTTTTTCTTGCGCCAAGGGACTGACCGACAATAGTCATCACCGCAACATTAATCCCAAAAGCTGGCATAAACGCTAACGATTCTAGCCGAACCGCAATAAAATGCGCAGCAATAGCAATTGTTCCAAGCATAGCGATTATTTTCATAAAGATTAAATGAGCTCCACTTCCGATAAACCGTTCTATAGCAACCGGATATGCGAGTGTAATTAATTCTTTCAACAACTGTTTATTCCAGCAGAAAAAATTTCGAACTGGAAGCTTGATATGTGACCAACCCCTTTCAAGCATGAATAGTGCAAAAAGTCCGCCAAGCGCTTGAGCAATCATTGAACCATAGGCAACACCAATAAGTCCTAAATTGAATCCAAAAGCTAAGATAATACAGAGCAAAATATTGATGACATTCATGGTAACAGTAATATACATTGGTGATTTCGTATCTCCGCTACCGCGCATAATTCCGCTGGCAATAAACATTAGCATTTCAAGCGGTATAGTAATAATAACGATTCGTAGATATGTTCCACCGAGTTTAATTACTGGTTCGCTCGCACCAAACCAATGAAACAAACTATCGGATAATAGGAACCCGACGAACATCAAACCGAGTCCAAAAAATAGTCCGAAACATAACGCCTGATTCCCATACCGCTGCGCCTTATCATATTCTTTGGCGCCCCAATTTCGCGCAACTAACGATGTGGTTGCCACCGCTATCCCTTGAAACGGTGCCATCGTTACCATAAACAATGTTCCGGCTAACATAGTACCAGCTAATGCATTCGCATCTTTCAGCCATCCGACAATAAATGCATCCGCTAGATAAACTAACATTCCCATAAGGTTCTCGATAATCGCTGGGAATGCCAGTGACCACATTGTCCGATTTAATTTTTCTGGTCGAAGGTCAAGCGATTTCCGTGGTTCAATCTGACTTTCATCAATAAATTTTTCTTCAACTTCGTTCATAACATGGTATTTTTGTGTCTAGTAAAAAACCATAGAAAAAAACAGGGCTTGATATATCAAGCCCCTATATCAATTAACCTATATCCTGCTCTTATTATTTAAATTGACCGAACAGGCATTTGAACAATATCATCAATTTCAATTTGTTCATTTACGAAAAAGGGTTCCGCATAGATCTTTTGAATCAATAGTCCGTAATGCCGTGCACGGATCCGCATCACGTCAAAAACATCGGTTCTGGTAAATGGAACTTCTTCTCCAGGTCGTATATCTTCAAACTGGGATTTATATGCTTTAACCGCCTCAATTTTCCGGGCGAATTGGTCGGTAATATCAACCAAAAAACTTGGCCTAATATCTTGAAAATACATCGTTGCATATATGATTTTAAAAGGTCGATGTGGTTCCGCACCTGTGTCGAGTTTTTTCAATCCGGATAAATAACAAGCTTCATACGCCAGTTTTGGAGTCGTATAATGGTCTGGATGTCTGCCTTTCCAATATGGCAAAATAACGACTTTCGGTCGATATCTCCGAATTAAATGAACGAGTTTTAGCTTATTTTCATAACTATTTTCAACTCGAGCATCTGGAAGCTCAAGATTCTCACGAACAGATACCCCCATAATCTTTGCTGCAACAGCTGCTTCTTCAGCGCGAAGTTTCGCTGACCCGCGAGTTCCCATTTCACCCTGAGTTAAATCAACTATTCCAACGGTATATCCTTTATCTACCATTTTAATTAACGTTCCACCGCAGGTTATTTCAGTATCGTCGCGGTGCGCAGAAACTGCCAATACATCTAAAGTCGTTTTATCCGACATAACCAATACTCCTTTTCAGCTAAATTCTAAATTCACATTTGTGGTTAAGATTAGCGTCGGGAAGAAACGTTTTGTTTCAAATTTTGATATTCAGATTTTAAATTCCCTATTTTCGAAAGAGAAATGCTGTAACATTTCTTCTGCAGTATCAGCCAATAACTTTTCGGCGTTTTGCATTGCATATTCTAATGTCATTGACGGTCGCAACAAACTATATAATTTATCTATTCCATAATTAAACAGAATATTGGCATCATCAGCAACTGACCCACCGATTGCAACTACCGGGACGCCAAACTGTTTCGCAACTCGGGCGATTCCAACAGGTGCTTTTCCTTGTGCAGTTTGTGCGTCAAGTTTTCCTTCCCCGGTAATAACCAACGCCGCATTCTGCATTTTATCTGCTAACCCAGTTGCTTCGATAACTATATCTATCCCCGGTTTTAATTCTGCACCGAGAAATGCAACCAAGCCAGCGCCAAGGCCACCGGCAGCGCCCGCTCCAGGTAGAGTATCAATATTGATGTTCAGCTCCCGCGCAACGATACGCACAAAATGTCGCATATTCCATTCAAGCTGTTCAACCATTTCAGGAGTGGCTCCTTTTTGTGGCGCATATAATTTTGCGGTACCGGACTCGCCAGTGAGCGGAATATTAACATCACAAGCAACAATAATTTTCGTAGTTCGAACGCGTGGGTCAAGCTCAGATAAATCTATTTTCGCTAACCGTTCTAATGCTTTCCCACCATATCCTATTGGCAACCCATCTGCAGCAAGTAGTTTTACTCCCAGAGCTTGTGCCATCCCCGTACCAGCATCTGTCGTTGCGCTTCCGCCAATACCAATGATAATTTTATTTACGCCCTCGTCGAGTGCGGATTTAATCAATTCGCCGGTACCATAGGTTGAAGTAACCATAGGATTGCGCAGTTTTGGTGGAACCAGCCGGAGACCAGAGGCAGCTGCCATTTCAATTACAGCGGTATTACAGTCGCCAAGGATCCCGAATTGCGCTAGGATACGGTTCCCAAGTGGATCAGTAACACGAACGGTTCGATATATGCCATGGGTCGCAGTAACTAAAGCTTCTACTGTTCCATCACCACCATCAGCAAAGGGAATTTTAACTATTTCCGCGTCAGGAAGAACCCGGCGGATTCCGCGTTCAATAGCATTGGCGACCTGCGGTGAACTTAAACATTCTTTAAACGCATTCGGCGCAATAATAATTTTCTTTCGAATATCCATGTTAATAAAAAATTTTAACATGAAGACAAGAGCTTACGCTAATATTACTTTCGTTCCGTTTACCATATACTGCAATCGGAATATAGTTTTTGATTTTCTACTTGACAATGTTAGTAAGTGTATATTAATTTAACCATACCAAGAAAGCTTCGTAACCCTATTTATTTTTAGCTATCTGTCTCAATCAAAGGAGGAAAAAAACGAGTATGAATATGACTGAATTGTTGCATTTAACCATAGATAAAGGAGCATCAGATTTGCATATTGCGGTTGGTCGTCCACCAATGTTACGGATTGATGGAAAACTGGTTCCGACCGGATTTGAAAATCTAACCCCAGAAGAATCTAAGCGACTTATATATAGTATTCTAACCGATGCACAACGCCAAAAATTCGAACTGGATAAAGAATTAGATTTTTCATTAAGTCTGCATGAATTTGGCCGGTTTCGGGTGAATGTACACTATCAACGGGGCACTGTTGCTGCAGCGTTACGAACCATTCCGATGCGAATCCTAACTTTGCAAGAATTAAAACTTCCGGAGGTTATCCCTTCGGTACTTGACCATACTTCAGGTTTGATTCTGGTTACCGGTCCTACTGGGTCAGGGAAATCCACTACGTTAGCAGCAATGATTGATTATATAAATGAAAAACGGACTGACCATATTATCACCATCGAAGACCCGATAGAATATCTCCATAAACATAAAAACTGTGTGATTGAACAGCGAGAAGTGGCTGCGGATACCAATTCGTTTGTTTCTGCGTTAAAATATGTTCTGCGCCAAGACCCGGATGTTATTTTAATTGGGGAAATGCGCGATTTGGAAACTATTGCAGCGGCGTTAACCGCAGCAGAAACTGGACATTTAGTTCTAGCTACGTTACATACGATTGATACTGCCCAGACAGTTGACCGAGTAGTGGACGTTTTTCCACCACATCAGCAGCAGCAGATTCGAACTCAACTAGCTAATGTTCTTCTAGCAGTATTCTGCCAGCGACTGTTACCAATGGCAACCGGTTCCGGTCGTATTGCCGCGATTGAAGTGATGATATCAACTCCAGCAATTGCAACACTCATCCGGGAAGGGAAAACGCATCAAATTCCATCCGCGATCGAAACCAGTTATCAAAAAGGAATGCAAACTATGGATCGCGCGCTCGGCAATCTCCTCCGTCGCAATTTGATAACGTATGAAGAAGCGGTAAAATATGCGAAAAAACCAGAAGAATTAAACCGATATGCCTAACTGATAAATTTCAAATTGCAGGGGCTCCAAATAAATCTTGAATTCCAATTACTAAAAAATCTGAGTATCGTCTATTTTCATTTGGAATGTATTTAACATTTTAGTTTTGAAAAGAAAATTATTTAGGGAGGCAAACATGAAACAAATCAAGATTTCATACGTTTTGGGGAGCCTATTGATTATGGTTATAGTTCTTACGGAAATGACCGTAGCGGATATTGGATTAAAAGGAAAGAAGATTATTATTGATGCTGGGCATGGACCGGATTTAGGTGCGGTTGGACTATATGGTCTAACTGAACGCGAATTAAATCTGAAAGTAGCAAAATATTTGAGTCAATATCTAACGGATGCTGGGGCAACGGTCGTTATGACCCGGGAAGATGATAGTGGCCCATATTCTGGCCGAACGGTAGCGGCACATAGTTTAGCGGCGCGAGTAAAAATGGCAACGGAGGAAAAATGCGATTTATTTCTATCAATTCATCATAATGCAAATGCACAAGCGGATCGCAGTGTTAATCAGATAGAGGTCTTCTATAACATTTATGATTTCGGTCCGTCAAAAGATGCTGCGCAATATATCTACGATTCGCTAGTCAATGAATTGCATATCCCGAAAGGGTATCCTACGGTAATGCCAGCAGAATACTATGTATTACGGAAAGCGGTCGGATATCCTGCAGTGTTAGGCGAAGCAGCGTTTATTATTAATCCACAAGCGGAACTGTTGCTCAGAACAGAGGAATATCAGCAAAAAGAAGCGAAAGCGTATTTTGAAGGAATAAAACGTTATTTTGATGCCGGGATTTTAACCATAACGAAACTGCAACCAGCTGATGGCGAAATTTTAACTGATACGGCACTACCAAGAATATCCGCTGAACTTACCGAAGAAAAAGGCGGTCCTGGTATAGATATTGATTCAATTCAGGTCAAACTTGATGAGAAACCGGTATCATTTCAGCTTCGGGGAAATAAAATTAATTATATTCCGGAAAAACCGTTGACCAATGGGGAGCACACGATTACGATTGATGCACGAAATAAAAAAGGAAACGCAGCGATGACCGCAAAAAGTACATTTCTCGTCCAGCTTCCTCCGGAACAAATTGAAGTGAAAGTTGAACCAAAACAAATTCCGCCTGATGGTAACGCAGATGTATTAATTACCGCAATGGTTAAAGATAAACATAATAATCCTATTGGAGATGGTGTTTTGGTAACCTTTCTAGCGGATAACCGGTATTTTGGTAAAGCATTGACTCATCAAGGAAACGCTAGAATATATTATCCCGGGAAACCCTTTATGACTACCACACCGATTGTTGCAAAAACCCAATCGAAAACAGATATAACGACACTTGAATCGAATTTAGATTCGCTCGGAATGATTATCGGAACTGTAAAAACGAGAACCGGGACCCCGATTCCGAATGCAACTATTAAACTGGTAGAAAATGCTATAGGAACAACAAATTCTGATGGCTGGTTTTATATCAGTGAACTCGGTGCTGGAGAATATCCGCTCAGCATTGAGAGCAACGGATATATTTCGACAACTAAATTAGTGCAAGTTAAACCAGCCACGTGTACGAAACTTTTGATAACCTTAGACCCGGTAGCTGATGGTGTTTTTCATAATAAATTGTTTATCATAGATCCGGCATATGGCGGAGCACAAAGTGGCGCGGTTGGTCCCTCGGGTTTAAGTGCCGCGCAAGTTAATCTGAAAGTAGGGTTAGAACTTCAGCAATTACTGCGCCAAGCGGGAGCGAACGTGATTATGACGCGAACAGATAATACTTCGTTACTTTCCGACCAAGAAAAAGCCGTTCTCGATGCGACTACTGATAACGATTTATTTCTGATCATCAATTTTGGTCGCGCAGTTGATAGCACCCAAAACTATATGGCAATATATCACTATCCCGGTCAGCGGATATCACTATCGAAACATATTTTAGATTCCTTACAGAAGAAGTTCGGGTATCCATTCATTCCATACATTGGCCAGTATGGAAAAGATGGACTAATTGATAATTCCGATTATTTGATTGTCCAAAGTTATGGTATTCGCATTGAACCGTCGTTGATTTCGAATCCAGAGGAAGAAACTCGATTGAAAAATGAATCGTATTTGCGCGAGATAGCACAAGCTATCTACGATGGGCTTCTCGCCTATTACAAAGAACAGCTGAAATAATTATTGCTGCATCTTTCATTTTAGCGAGTTAAAAGGAGGTGGTCTCTTTCTAGCTTCGGTTTTTTCTCTCCCAAACCAGTTCCGCTTCCGGCCTTCGTAAATAGTGGGGTTCTAGTTTTAAGGGGTCATCTTGAATACCAACCCTTAATTTCTGAAGGCCTAATTCGGCCACACTACTTGGTAAGACCATCTGGAGATTCGTCGGGGCAAAAGAAGCGTAATTGCCAAGTTTTACTAAAATATCATTACGAAATTTCCTGACTCCATTACCACTAAATATACATGGAAATGTAATGTGATTTAGAAGATTTTGCAACGGAATAACGGTATCTTTCATGATGGTATCAAGATGACCATTGTGCGCTTGATAGACCGCAGCATATACTTCTCCGCGGGATGCATCCAGTATAGAACAGATAGCCCGATTCGTTAGGCTTAACGGAAACGCGAGTGCAGATAAAGTAGAAATCCCGATTAAAGGAAGCCGGTTCAAAACCGCTAAACTTTTAGCGGCCATAACGCCGATTCGTAACCCGGTAAACGAACCAGGACCAATCGCTACTGCAATTCCATTGATATCTTGTATTGTCAACTGCGTATTGTGAAATATGGTATCTAGTGCTGGAAATAACCGGGCGGAATGCGTTACAGTTAAATCGAGCTGATAGTTTGCAAGCACATACGTATCGTTGACAATAGCGACACCGCCGGTCGTGGTGGAAGTATCGATTCCAAGAACAAGCATAGGCAAATGTTTATAGCAAAATGTTAAATAACCATCACAACTTTAAAGTTTCAAATAAGTTTCTAATAAGGTCGTATATTTTTCTCCTATTGGGGTAATCGTCATGATTCGCTGCTGTTCATTATTTTGGTCAAGTGTAAATCGAATTTCAATTCGGTCTAGGGGTAGCACGGCTGGGAATCGTTCAGCCCATTCAATAACGATTACTCCGTTTTGATTTAGATAGTCCTGCCACCCGAGTGCCCAGATTTCCTCTACCGATTTTAGCCGATAGAAATCAAAGTGGTACAGCCGCAATCGACCCTGATATTCATTAACAAGCGTGAAACTCGGGCTATGTATCGGTTCAGTTATCCCTAACCCTTCAGCGAGACCTTGAACAAAAACTGTTTTTCCACTGCCCAATTCGCCACACAGCCCGATACATTCACCACCAACGAAGAATTGACCAAATTGGTTACCTAACCTTCGGGTCTCTTGTGCTGAGTATGTTTGGAGACGCATTGATGTTCTATGCATACACTATTTATATCTTGAATGTTTACTTGAATATTTCCTGAATGCAATTTCTCTTCTGTAGCCTATACTTAATGTTTTGATTGAATAAGCTTTTAATTTCTTCTAGTTTCCACTATGTCTTTCTTGGTTATCCTTAACCTAACACTCTATGTGGTTAGTCTTTTGCTTAATCTTCGGATTTCGAAGTTCGGATTTGCTGTTTCAAATATGCTTCAATAAATGGCGTCAGTTCGCCATCCATAACCGACTGAATGTCTCCCAGCTCGACTCCAGTTCGATGGTCTTTCACCAGCCGATATGGATGAAAAATATAGGTTCGAATCTGATTACCCCACGCAATATCTTTCTTTGCCTGTTGGATTTTTTCTGCTTCCAGTTTCTTTTTGCGTTGTTCATATTCATACAATCGGGCGCGTAAAATTTTCATTGCCATAGCGCGGTTGCTATGTTGTGACCGTTCATTCTGACAAGAAACAACTATCCCGGTCGGGAGGTGAGTTATTCGAACTGCTGAATCGGTTACATTTACATGCTGTCCCCCAGCACCGCTTGACCGAAATGTATCAATACGTAGATCGGATTCTTTAATCTCAATTTCGATACTTTCATCTATTTCCGGGTATACAAACACTGCGGCAAATGAAGTATGTCGTCGCTTATTCGCATCAAACGGAGATATACGAATTAACCGATGAATACCGATTTCGGATTTCAGATATCCAAATGCATAATCTCCTTTAACCAGAACAGTAGCACTTTTAATTCCGGCTTCATCCCCTGGCTGGATTGCTATCAGCTCGGTTTTGAACCCCTGCTGTTCTGCCCAGCGAAGATACATTCGCAGTAACATATTCGCCCAATCACAGGATTCGGTCCCACCAGCGCCAGGATGTAATTCGAGAAAACAATTATGTTTATCAAATTCATTATTCAATATACTTTTAACTTCTAATGTGGTCAACTCGCGGTTTAATCGGTTAATATTCG
This sequence is a window from bacterium. Protein-coding genes within it:
- the prfB gene encoding peptide chain release factor 2 (programmed frameshift); this encodes MLTDYLNQIDSLHKKILQMKEYFDLAGLQKKLAELEKQTIEPTFWDNPQAALATTQQISELREKIEPWVRLEQSVEDVRILLDLAIEAQDESQESEIVTNINRLNRELTTLEVKSILNNEFDKHNCFLELHPGAGGTESCDWANMLLRMYLRWAEQQGFKTELIAIQPGDEAGIKSATVLVKGDYAFGYLKSEIGIHRLIRISPFDANKRRHTSFAAVFVYPEIDESIEIEIKESDLRIDTFRSSGAGGQHVNVTDSAVRITHLPTGIVVSCQNERSQHSNRAMAMKILRARLYEYEQRKKKLEAEKIQQAKKDIAWGNQIRTYIFHPYRLVKDHRTGVELGDIQSVMDGELTPFIEAYLKQQIRTSKSED